From one Synechocystis sp. PCC 6803 substr. PCC-P genomic stretch:
- a CDS encoding Uma2 family endonuclease, which translates to MAKRRSTQKLLLCHRKSILKTTQRSQSLDVKLEACACPPMIGRTIMSPLKIKMDSLKLSDEQFYKLCQNNSDLRFERTYQGDLVIMPPTGGETGEKNSEINYQLRHWNKQYQLGKVFDSSTGFKLPNGADKSPDAAWISLEKWTALTQEEKQGFVPLCPDFVIELRSPSDNLKPLQEKMQEYLENGTRLGWLINRQSKEVEIYRQGQGMEVVKNPSNLSGENVLPMFVLDLDLIW; encoded by the coding sequence ATGGCCAAACGGCGATCGACGCAAAAACTTCTGTTATGTCACCGTAAATCAATCCTCAAAACAACACAACGCAGTCAAAGTCTTGATGTTAAACTAGAGGCCTGTGCTTGCCCCCCAATGATTGGGAGAACAATTATGAGTCCACTAAAGATAAAAATGGATTCTTTAAAATTATCCGACGAGCAGTTTTATAAGCTTTGTCAAAATAACAGTGATTTACGGTTTGAGAGAACTTATCAGGGAGATTTAGTCATTATGCCCCCTACGGGTGGAGAAACTGGCGAAAAGAATTCCGAAATTAATTATCAATTAAGACACTGGAATAAACAGTATCAGCTTGGTAAGGTTTTTGATTCCTCCACGGGCTTTAAACTTCCCAATGGTGCGGATAAGTCCCCCGATGCGGCGTGGATTTCCCTGGAAAAATGGACAGCATTAACACAGGAAGAAAAACAAGGCTTTGTGCCTCTTTGTCCTGATTTTGTGATTGAACTAAGATCGCCCAGCGACAATTTAAAGCCCCTACAGGAAAAAATGCAGGAATATTTAGAAAATGGCACACGGTTGGGGTGGTTAATTAATCGTCAAAGTAAGGAAGTAGAAATTTATCGTCAGGGTCAAGGGATGGAAGTAGTAAAAAATCCGAGCAATTTATCAGGGGAAAATGTTTTACCGATGTTTGTGTTGGATTTAGATTTGATTTGGTAA
- the modB gene encoding molybdate ABC transporter permease subunit: MATDLTPLWISLKTAGLATVVTFILGIAAAYGMLGDRQPGKSLVEAVFIAPLILPPTVVGFLLLLLFGKNGPLGKILAQFDVTIVFTWYAAVITATVVSFPLMYKTTLGAFEQVDRHLLQVAQTLGASRGEVFRRILLPLSLPGILAGTTLAFARSLGEFGATLMVAGNIPGQTQTIPMAIYFAVEAGAMGEAWLWVGIILVISLAGIMAANIWQRRYEDKIHNPQPQEHRLTVLFQNNGWENSSSHYPKLGEVEPGIQVNIQKQLAQFSLDVTFTTQGETVGLLGASGSGKTMTLRCIAGIETPTQGRIILNGRTLFDSQRNINVPSHERKVGLVLQNYALFPHLTVAQNIAFGLRHLSPQRRSLRVEEQLTLVNLEKMGDRYPHQLSGGQQQRVALARALAPEPNVLLLDEPFSALDTHLRYELEKQLLKILSGYKGFTLFVSHNLEEAYRICQKLLVLSQGKLVATGDKQAIFDRPGSVTIAQLTGCKNYSPIQVIDRHTVRALDWQCTLQTTEPVSSDQTHIGIRAHQIRFLDAGDHHQSPVNTFPGWVVWTSETPHRMTVYLKLGIPPVDTDDYHLQAEVFKEKWQILRHCPQPWSIHLEPDRLMLLTPD, encoded by the coding sequence ATGGCCACCGACCTTACTCCCCTCTGGATTTCCCTCAAAACTGCCGGATTAGCAACCGTGGTCACATTCATCCTTGGTATTGCGGCAGCCTATGGGATGTTAGGCGATCGCCAGCCGGGAAAGTCTTTGGTTGAGGCCGTTTTTATTGCGCCGTTAATTTTGCCGCCCACGGTGGTGGGTTTTTTGCTGTTGTTATTGTTTGGCAAAAATGGCCCGTTGGGAAAAATCCTGGCCCAGTTTGATGTCACCATCGTTTTCACTTGGTATGCCGCTGTGATCACCGCCACGGTAGTGTCCTTTCCCCTGATGTATAAAACAACATTGGGGGCCTTTGAGCAAGTCGATCGCCATCTGTTGCAAGTTGCCCAAACCCTGGGAGCTTCGAGGGGAGAAGTTTTTCGGCGCATTCTATTACCCCTGTCCCTGCCCGGTATTTTGGCTGGCACCACCCTCGCCTTTGCCCGTTCCTTGGGGGAATTTGGCGCTACTTTGATGGTGGCGGGCAATATTCCGGGGCAAACCCAAACCATACCAATGGCCATCTATTTTGCTGTGGAAGCAGGGGCCATGGGGGAAGCTTGGTTATGGGTAGGCATTATTTTGGTCATCTCCCTGGCTGGCATTATGGCTGCCAATATCTGGCAAAGACGTTATGAAGATAAAATTCACAACCCTCAGCCCCAGGAGCATCGGTTAACTGTTTTATTCCAAAACAATGGATGGGAAAATTCCTCTTCTCATTACCCAAAGCTAGGGGAAGTGGAGCCAGGGATCCAGGTCAACATTCAGAAGCAGTTAGCGCAATTCAGTTTAGACGTTACATTTACTACCCAAGGGGAAACGGTGGGATTGTTGGGGGCATCGGGTTCTGGCAAAACCATGACACTCCGTTGCATTGCGGGGATAGAAACTCCGACCCAGGGGCGCATCATCCTTAATGGTCGAACTTTGTTTGATTCACAACGAAATATCAATGTACCGAGCCATGAACGGAAAGTCGGTTTAGTGTTGCAAAACTATGCCCTATTTCCCCATCTGACCGTGGCCCAGAACATTGCCTTTGGTCTGCGGCACCTCTCCCCCCAACGGCGATCGCTCCGGGTTGAAGAACAATTGACTTTAGTAAATTTAGAAAAAATGGGCGATCGTTATCCCCATCAGCTATCCGGTGGCCAACAACAACGGGTCGCCCTGGCCCGGGCTTTAGCTCCGGAACCCAATGTTCTGTTATTAGACGAACCCTTTTCTGCCCTGGATACCCATCTACGCTATGAACTGGAAAAACAGTTGCTCAAAATCCTTTCTGGCTATAAAGGATTCACCCTTTTCGTCAGCCATAACCTGGAAGAAGCCTATCGGATTTGTCAGAAATTACTCGTACTAAGCCAAGGTAAATTGGTAGCTACTGGGGACAAGCAAGCCATTTTCGATCGCCCTGGAAGTGTGACCATTGCCCAACTGACGGGTTGCAAAAATTACTCTCCTATTCAAGTCATCGATCGCCATACTGTCCGGGCCCTGGACTGGCAATGCACCTTACAAACAACGGAACCCGTTTCTTCCGACCAAACCCACATCGGGATTCGGGCCCATCAAATTCGGTTTTTAGATGCTGGCGATCACCATCAATCTCCGGTCAATACTTTTCCTGGTTGGGTGGTGTGGACCAGTGAAACTCCCCATCGCATGACGGTTTATTTAAAATTAGGGATTCCTCCCGTTGATACCGATGACTATCACCTCCAGGCGGAGGTATTTAAAGAAAAATGGCAGATTTTACGTCATTGTCCCCAGCCTTGGTCTATACATTTGGAACCCGACCGATTGATGTTGTTAACCCCCGATTAA
- the modA gene encoding molybdate ABC transporter substrate-binding protein — protein MKLAWFWLLILVGLLTACGVSSFNQLFPSSETFVVPTKESITLTVSAAASLQDALETLDPRFESTHPNIEVNYNFAASGTLQQQIEQGARVDLFISAASKQMDGLQAKSLIINDTRRNLLSNSLVLVVPQDSALQISKFQQLTDPAVKRISLGEPRSVPAGQYAEEVFENLDILAQLQSKFVYGNSVRNVLGSVESANADAGIVYATDTQISDQVKTVVKAPANLHAPIVYPIAVIAASPQSEAARTYGQFLASEEAQKVFSQYGFGPGE, from the coding sequence ATGAAACTAGCTTGGTTTTGGCTACTGATCCTAGTGGGTTTATTGACTGCGTGTGGAGTTTCTTCGTTTAACCAATTGTTCCCCAGTTCAGAAACTTTCGTTGTCCCAACAAAAGAGTCCATTACCCTAACTGTGTCGGCGGCGGCCAGCCTGCAGGATGCACTGGAAACCTTAGACCCACGGTTTGAATCGACCCATCCCAACATTGAAGTGAATTACAACTTTGCCGCTTCTGGCACACTGCAACAGCAAATTGAGCAGGGAGCTAGGGTTGATCTGTTTATTTCCGCTGCGTCTAAACAAATGGATGGGTTGCAAGCAAAAAGTTTAATCATTAACGATACCCGTCGCAATTTACTCAGTAATAGTTTGGTGTTGGTTGTGCCCCAGGATTCCGCCCTACAAATTAGCAAATTTCAGCAACTCACTGACCCCGCCGTTAAGCGTATTTCCTTGGGGGAACCCCGCAGTGTTCCCGCTGGGCAGTATGCAGAGGAAGTTTTTGAAAATCTAGACATTTTGGCCCAGTTACAATCCAAGTTTGTTTACGGTAATTCGGTACGAAATGTTTTAGGTTCCGTGGAAAGCGCCAATGCCGATGCTGGGATAGTTTACGCCACCGATACCCAAATTTCCGATCAAGTAAAAACTGTGGTTAAAGCCCCGGCTAATTTGCATGCCCCCATTGTTTATCCGATCGCCGTGATAGCGGCCAGTCCCCAGTCAGAAGCAGCCCGCACCTATGGCCAATTTCTCGCTAGTGAAGAAGCCCAGAAGGTTTTCAGTCAATATGGTTTTGGCCCGGGTGAATAA
- a CDS encoding O-antigen ligase family protein: MAADSSSPPVSSPSSTSPSSNPGRLLGLLTALLYGLFTLLPNGHSLMVGWPWVFVWQTWFWLTALWCLWQIGQNKRLISLGLGFDWLMVALAIAAMLSVVGAEFPQQARWYGWIFCAFLAGLYGLRSWLKVQTNPLVSINKLLTFQGYVGFAFIVISLLLWFTQTLIPFWQSAAIAREMGITKTFTFGILELQNWAPIGHQNYVAGYLVLILPLLSVLIWLNEGKKRWFWSVALSLGLIDFYTTSSRGGLLGLATLLLLVIIGIGLLRQLPWRWWLGLGTLAIAVVGIFICTNDRLLTSFTGIMGGQGAGQFAYRLINFEIGWRMGSAHPWTGIGLGNVPLQYQLYRPVWAGRESEFIYQLHSTPAQLFAELGVWGILIPSLLIIGLIWQLIRSLIKQNIVNTKGNDVDSNVVKILIWTLTSALLAYGVTSLTDYQLDNVCISGVIVIYFACLLQLYSADPVIPKSSRFARPVFFAGIAFLLAIAVWLFPILRAWQLSEIAFRALEAENVPAFTDYLSQAENLAPWEAYYPTQLGWNLGNIALTTADPEQRQELVTKAIAAFERSVEASPHQEFTHNNLGWLTLGQNPSQASQAFATASQLVPAKRGVFFGLGLSLLVQQKLDLAIDAFSLECLRDPLFITNPVWRDPNFARLYPPLIEKIQSTLNQLRQENQDDANFQTLLGKIQGGIYWWLGQFTRAEAELTKVGDRQSQALLALSKDPERIEEYLPALPDLAAKLVQAWQNPAQAQELINQAWLQVNGTPMPEPLLQQTLRSLQEAPDFYLWLRDYAPILQYRRQRLGFGVNLRHIDGPNPSDFYQVTENLPLVTWFPFMLPSPILAPELDNELQPLRTELWQAIAKI; this comes from the coding sequence ATGGCCGCCGATTCATCCTCTCCTCCGGTTAGTTCCCCTTCATCCACTTCCCCTTCTAGTAACCCAGGACGATTGTTGGGGCTATTGACGGCCTTACTCTATGGGCTATTCACCCTGTTACCTAATGGCCATAGCTTGATGGTGGGTTGGCCCTGGGTCTTTGTTTGGCAGACCTGGTTTTGGTTAACTGCGCTGTGGTGTTTGTGGCAAATCGGACAAAATAAACGCTTAATTTCCCTCGGATTAGGGTTCGACTGGTTAATGGTGGCGTTGGCGATCGCCGCAATGCTAAGTGTGGTAGGGGCGGAATTTCCCCAGCAGGCCCGTTGGTATGGCTGGATATTTTGCGCTTTTCTAGCCGGTTTATACGGCCTAAGAAGTTGGCTAAAAGTTCAAACCAACCCCCTGGTAAGCATTAACAAGTTATTGACTTTTCAAGGCTATGTGGGTTTTGCCTTTATTGTCATTAGTCTTTTGCTGTGGTTTACCCAAACCCTCATTCCTTTTTGGCAATCAGCGGCGATCGCCAGGGAAATGGGCATTACTAAAACTTTTACTTTTGGGATACTGGAATTGCAAAATTGGGCTCCCATTGGCCACCAAAACTATGTGGCGGGTTACCTAGTGTTAATTTTGCCTTTGCTGAGTGTTTTAATTTGGCTCAATGAAGGAAAAAAACGTTGGTTTTGGAGCGTTGCCTTATCGCTGGGATTAATTGATTTTTATACCACCAGTTCCCGGGGGGGACTATTAGGTTTAGCTACTTTATTGTTACTAGTTATTATCGGTATTGGTCTGCTCCGTCAATTGCCCTGGCGATGGTGGTTAGGCCTAGGCACTTTGGCGATCGCCGTGGTGGGAATTTTTATTTGTACAAATGACCGTTTGCTTACTAGCTTCACCGGCATTATGGGAGGGCAAGGGGCGGGACAGTTTGCCTATCGTTTAATTAATTTTGAAATTGGTTGGCGCATGGGGTCAGCCCATCCTTGGACTGGTATTGGTTTGGGTAATGTACCCCTACAATATCAACTCTATCGACCGGTATGGGCCGGGCGGGAATCGGAATTTATTTACCAGCTTCATTCCACCCCCGCCCAATTATTTGCGGAATTGGGAGTTTGGGGCATATTAATTCCCTCACTATTAATCATTGGTTTAATTTGGCAATTAATTCGCAGTTTAATCAAACAAAATATAGTTAACACTAAAGGTAATGATGTTGATTCAAACGTAGTAAAAATTCTTATTTGGACCCTCACCAGTGCATTGTTAGCCTACGGAGTAACTAGTTTAACTGACTATCAATTGGACAATGTTTGCATTAGCGGCGTTATTGTTATTTATTTTGCCTGTTTACTACAGCTTTACTCTGCTGATCCAGTAATACCAAAATCCAGTCGTTTTGCTCGGCCAGTGTTTTTTGCTGGCATTGCTTTCCTGCTGGCGATCGCCGTTTGGCTATTTCCCATTTTGCGGGCTTGGCAACTGTCAGAAATAGCGTTCCGGGCTTTAGAAGCAGAAAATGTACCAGCTTTCACCGATTACCTTTCCCAAGCGGAAAATCTTGCTCCCTGGGAAGCCTATTACCCCACCCAGTTGGGTTGGAATTTGGGCAACATTGCTTTGACCACGGCAGATCCAGAACAACGGCAGGAATTGGTAACCAAGGCGATCGCCGCTTTTGAGAGGAGTGTGGAAGCGTCTCCCCACCAGGAATTTACCCATAACAATTTGGGGTGGTTGACCCTGGGGCAAAATCCCAGCCAAGCGAGTCAAGCTTTTGCCACCGCCAGTCAGTTGGTGCCGGCCAAACGGGGGGTATTCTTTGGCCTAGGGCTGAGTCTATTGGTACAACAAAAGTTAGACCTGGCCATTGACGCTTTTAGCCTGGAATGTTTGCGGGATCCTTTGTTTATTACTAATCCAGTGTGGCGCGATCCTAATTTTGCTCGACTTTATCCGCCTTTGATTGAAAAAATACAGTCAACCCTCAACCAACTGCGGCAGGAAAACCAAGATGATGCCAATTTTCAGACCCTTTTGGGAAAAATCCAGGGAGGAATTTATTGGTGGTTGGGACAATTTACCCGGGCGGAAGCAGAGTTAACCAAAGTTGGCGATCGCCAAAGTCAGGCTTTACTGGCATTGAGCAAAGATCCAGAGCGTATTGAAGAATATCTCCCTGCTTTGCCCGATCTGGCGGCCAAATTGGTACAAGCTTGGCAAAATCCAGCCCAGGCCCAAGAGTTAATCAATCAAGCTTGGCTCCAGGTTAATGGAACGCCTATGCCAGAACCTTTACTGCAGCAAACCCTCCGTTCTCTGCAGGAAGCGCCGGATTTTTACCTTTGGCTGAGGGATTACGCTCCCATACTCCAGTACCGTCGCCAGAGGTTAGGCTTTGGGGTTAATCTGCGCCACATTGATGGCCCCAACCCCAGCGATTTTTATCAAGTGACGGAAAATCTTCCCCTGGTAACTTGGTTCCCGTTTATGTTGCCTTCCCCCATCCTCGCTCCGGAGTTGGACAATGAACTGCAACCTTTACGGACAGAACTCTGGCAGGCGATCGCCAAAATCTAA
- a CDS encoding GAF domain-containing protein codes for MFTTTSFPDFDSAAQATLTYLHQRMGLSLWMITRTEVDNWIVLQAQDNGYGVKRGDVFHWPDSFCSRMVRGEGPHIAPQSNLVEAYRNAPIAQQVDIGAYVGVPITYGNGSLFGTLCAIDPEIQPDSLVDELPLVELIAQLLSTILDFFLKAEIASRREEYQQLLKERDGTTGFYSLSGWEKLLASEEIRCQKFGFPVSVIIVEVEAAEPKGEEPINDLILQRAAKIIKTVCRQDDFCARIGEREFAILCIECHISQADFIRERLALGFEQGKITADIGIGERSPEKGLLDAMETAKSAAHEQKKFRVKTEG; via the coding sequence ATGTTCACCACCACTTCCTTTCCTGACTTTGATAGTGCGGCCCAGGCAACATTGACCTATTTACATCAACGAATGGGGCTATCCCTGTGGATGATCACCCGCACCGAGGTAGATAACTGGATCGTACTCCAGGCTCAGGACAATGGTTACGGAGTTAAGCGAGGGGATGTGTTCCATTGGCCCGATTCCTTTTGCTCCCGCATGGTGAGGGGAGAAGGACCCCATATTGCTCCCCAATCGAACTTGGTGGAAGCCTACCGCAATGCCCCCATCGCCCAGCAGGTGGACATCGGAGCCTATGTGGGGGTGCCCATCACCTATGGTAACGGTTCCCTATTTGGTACCCTTTGTGCCATTGATCCCGAAATTCAGCCCGATAGTTTGGTGGACGAGTTGCCCTTGGTGGAGCTCATCGCCCAACTGCTGAGTACTATCCTAGATTTTTTTCTCAAAGCGGAAATAGCTTCCCGGCGGGAAGAGTATCAACAACTTCTGAAGGAACGGGATGGAACTACTGGTTTTTATAGCCTTTCGGGCTGGGAAAAGTTGTTAGCCAGTGAGGAAATTCGCTGTCAGAAATTTGGCTTTCCGGTCAGTGTCATTATTGTTGAGGTGGAAGCAGCGGAGCCCAAAGGGGAAGAGCCTATTAACGACTTAATCTTGCAACGGGCTGCCAAGATCATTAAAACCGTTTGTCGCCAGGATGACTTCTGTGCCCGCATTGGGGAAAGGGAATTTGCCATTCTTTGTATTGAGTGCCATATTAGCCAAGCAGATTTTATTCGGGAAAGGTTAGCCCTAGGCTTTGAGCAGGGAAAGATTACGGCGGATATAGGTATTGGGGAGCGTTCCCCCGAAAAAGGACTCCTCGATGCAATGGAAACGGCAAAATCAGCAGCCCATGAACAGAAAAAATTTAGGGTCAAGACGGAAGGTTAA
- the psb30 gene encoding photosystem II reaction center protein Ycf12/Psb30, producing MELLAALNLEPIFQLTFLGLIVLAGPAVVFVLAFRGGDL from the coding sequence ATGGAATTATTAGCCGCACTCAATTTAGAACCTATTTTTCAGTTGACTTTTTTGGGCCTGATTGTTCTTGCTGGGCCGGCGGTGGTGTTTGTGCTAGCCTTCCGAGGCGGCGATCTATAG
- a CDS encoding YkgJ family cysteine cluster protein: MATWYCMQGCGACCNLTPEDRPELAEYLAPEELTLYHSLVGADGWCVNYNHGDRLCQIYEDRPSFCRVKPDNFARMFGIAPAEFDEFASHCCEEQIEGVYGPRSGELKSYRQGLPKFEVDSHF, translated from the coding sequence ATGGCAACTTGGTATTGCATGCAGGGATGTGGCGCTTGTTGTAATCTCACCCCAGAAGACCGGCCGGAGTTGGCCGAGTATCTCGCCCCGGAGGAGTTAACCCTCTACCACAGCCTAGTGGGGGCAGACGGTTGGTGCGTTAATTACAACCACGGCGATCGCCTCTGCCAGATTTACGAAGATAGGCCCAGTTTTTGCCGGGTGAAACCAGATAACTTTGCCCGGATGTTTGGCATTGCTCCGGCGGAGTTCGACGAATTTGCTAGCCATTGCTGTGAAGAACAGATTGAAGGAGTTTATGGCCCCCGGAGTGGGGAATTAAAAAGCTATCGCCAGGGATTACCGAAGTTTGAGGTAGATAGCCATTTTTAA
- a CDS encoding HAD-IIB family hydrolase, whose protein sequence is MSYSSKYILLISVHGLIRGENLELGRDADTGGQTKYVLELARALVKNPQVARVDLLTRLIKDPKVDADYAQPRELIGDRAQIVRIECGPEEYIAKEMLWDYLDNFADHALDYLKEQPELPDVIHSHYADAGYVGTRLSHQLGIPLVHTGHSLGRSKRTRLLLSGIKADEIESRYNMARRINAEEETLGSAARVITSTHQEIAEQYAQYDYYQPDQMLVIPPGTDLEKFYPPKGNEWETPIVQELQRFLRHPRKPIILALSRPDPRKNIHKLIAAYGQSPQLQAQANLVIVAGNRDDITDLDQGPREVLTDLLLTIDRYDLYGKVAYPKQNQAEDVYALFRLTALSQGVFINPALTEPFGLTLIEAAACGVPIVATEDGGPVDIIKNCQNGYLINPLDEVDIADKLLKVLNDKQQWQFLSESGLEGVKRHYSWPSHVESYLEAINALTQQTSVLKRSDLKRRRTLYYNGALVTSLDQNLLGALQGGLPGDRQTLDELLEVLYQHRKNVGFCIATGRRLDSVLKILREYRIPQPDMLITSMGTEIYSSPDLIPDQSWRNHIDYLWNRNAIVRILGELPGLALQPKEELSAYKISYFYDAAIAPNLEEIRQLLHKGEQTVNTIISFGQFLDILPIRASKGYAVRWLSQQWNIPLEHVFTAGGSGADEDMMRGNTLSVVVANRHHEELSNLGEIEPIYFSEKRYAAGILDGLAHYRFFELLDPV, encoded by the coding sequence ATGAGCTATTCATCAAAATACATTTTACTAATTAGTGTCCATGGTTTAATTCGGGGAGAAAACCTTGAGTTGGGCAGAGATGCCGACACCGGCGGGCAAACCAAATATGTGCTGGAACTGGCCCGGGCCTTGGTAAAAAATCCCCAGGTGGCCAGGGTGGATTTGCTGACCCGTTTAATTAAAGATCCCAAAGTAGATGCAGATTATGCCCAGCCTAGAGAACTCATTGGCGATCGGGCCCAGATTGTTCGCATTGAGTGCGGCCCGGAGGAATATATTGCCAAGGAAATGCTCTGGGACTATTTGGATAATTTTGCTGACCATGCCCTGGACTATCTCAAAGAACAGCCCGAACTGCCCGATGTCATCCATAGCCATTACGCCGATGCGGGTTACGTGGGCACCAGACTTTCTCACCAATTGGGTATTCCTTTGGTGCACACCGGACATTCCCTGGGTCGTAGTAAGCGCACCCGTCTCCTGCTCAGTGGGATTAAAGCCGACGAAATTGAAAGCCGTTACAATATGGCCCGCCGGATTAACGCGGAGGAAGAAACCCTAGGATCAGCGGCGAGGGTGATTACCAGTACCCATCAGGAAATCGCAGAACAGTACGCCCAATACGACTATTACCAGCCAGACCAGATGTTGGTTATTCCCCCCGGCACTGATTTAGAAAAGTTTTATCCCCCCAAAGGGAACGAGTGGGAAACGCCCATTGTTCAAGAGTTGCAACGATTTCTACGGCATCCCCGTAAGCCTATTATCCTCGCTTTGTCCCGACCGGATCCCCGCAAAAATATCCATAAATTAATTGCAGCCTATGGCCAGTCCCCGCAGTTACAGGCCCAGGCCAATTTGGTCATTGTGGCGGGCAATCGGGATGACATCACGGATCTAGACCAGGGGCCGAGGGAAGTACTGACGGATTTACTGTTGACCATTGACCGTTACGATCTCTACGGCAAAGTGGCTTACCCCAAACAGAATCAGGCGGAGGATGTGTATGCTTTGTTTCGCCTCACTGCTTTATCCCAGGGAGTATTTATCAATCCGGCTTTGACGGAACCCTTTGGTTTAACTTTGATTGAAGCGGCGGCCTGTGGTGTGCCCATTGTGGCCACGGAGGATGGGGGCCCGGTGGATATTATCAAAAATTGTCAGAATGGCTATCTAATTAATCCCCTCGATGAAGTGGATATTGCGGATAAATTGCTCAAAGTACTAAACGACAAACAACAATGGCAATTCCTTTCTGAAAGTGGTCTAGAGGGAGTTAAGCGCCATTATTCTTGGCCTTCCCACGTTGAAAGTTATTTAGAAGCCATCAACGCTCTGACCCAACAGACTTCAGTGCTGAAACGTAGTGATTTAAAGCGGCGGCGGACTTTGTACTATAACGGTGCCCTGGTTACTAGTTTGGACCAAAATTTACTGGGGGCATTACAGGGGGGATTACCGGGCGATCGCCAGACGTTGGACGAATTACTGGAAGTGCTGTATCAACATCGAAAAAATGTCGGCTTTTGCATTGCCACTGGGAGAAGATTGGATTCGGTGCTGAAAATTTTGCGGGAGTATCGCATTCCCCAACCGGATATGTTGATCACCAGCATGGGCACGGAAATTTATTCTTCCCCGGATTTGATCCCCGACCAGAGTTGGCGCAATCACATTGATTATTTGTGGAACCGTAACGCCATTGTGCGTATTTTGGGGGAATTACCCGGTTTAGCCCTCCAACCCAAGGAAGAACTGAGCGCCTATAAAATTAGCTATTTCTACGATGCGGCGATCGCCCCTAACCTAGAAGAAATTCGGCAACTGTTGCATAAAGGGGAACAAACCGTAAATACCATCATTTCCTTTGGTCAATTTTTGGATATTCTGCCCATCCGAGCTTCCAAAGGCTATGCTGTGCGTTGGTTGAGCCAACAGTGGAATATTCCCCTGGAGCACGTTTTCACCGCCGGAGGATCGGGAGCCGACGAAGATATGATGCGGGGTAACACCCTTTCCGTCGTCGTGGCTAACCGTCACCATGAGGAACTTTCTAATCTAGGGGAGATCGAACCGATTTATTTTTCCGAAAAACGTTACGCCGCCGGTATTCTGGACGGTCTGGCCCATTACCGCTTCTTTGAGTTGTTAGACCCCGTTTAA
- a CDS encoding CheW domain-containing protein → MALHSSSVDASVQVGQPSVRPEKFLLFAVGKLNLALPIALVVKILPHGPAHGSGLSATGLVNLENRSVTMVDLYRRFFGVPQPPTTSTKQYFILTKNRSGEEFCLLVNNAPTLLDVLPRQIRQLPDSYRQNDTLQSASHVMVVEEKSEKLTVFLLDPDLLL, encoded by the coding sequence ATGGCGCTTCATTCTTCCTCTGTTGATGCCTCTGTTCAGGTCGGTCAGCCCTCGGTTCGACCGGAAAAGTTTCTCCTTTTTGCTGTGGGAAAACTTAACTTGGCCCTACCCATTGCCCTAGTGGTAAAAATTTTGCCCCATGGCCCTGCCCATGGCAGTGGTCTGTCAGCCACCGGATTGGTGAACTTAGAAAATCGTTCTGTCACCATGGTGGACCTATATCGCCGCTTTTTTGGGGTGCCCCAGCCCCCGACGACGTCAACGAAACAGTATTTCATTTTGACTAAAAATCGGAGTGGGGAAGAATTTTGTCTCTTGGTTAATAATGCCCCCACGTTGCTGGATGTGTTGCCCCGACAAATTCGTCAATTGCCCGATTCTTATCGCCAAAATGACACTCTCCAATCGGCCAGCCATGTGATGGTGGTGGAAGAAAAGTCGGAAAAGTTGACGGTGTTTTTGCTCGACCCCGATCTTCTGCTGTGA